The Silene latifolia isolate original U9 population chromosome X, ASM4854445v1, whole genome shotgun sequence genome contains the following window.
acggatagtgtcatTTTAAGCAAGACTAACTTCCGATAGGTGAATGTGAGTACGTCTTTTTGTCGAAAATAATATTTTGTCAAAGATGACTTAATaataaatgtaaatattttagTTTTATGTATTACAGAAATTATTGTCCAATATATTTATAGTCGAGTTGGACCTCTATAAAAATGGGAAGAATATGAAAATGAAAggaatattatttttatttttttatttttccacAATGCCATACGGTTGTGAAGATTTTTCTTATGAGTAAATGAAACTAGGTTTAATTAGTTTTCCTTACTTTTCGCGAAAGACAAAAATATCCGTTTTAATAATAAAACAGGTCAAATATCATTTCACTTTAGCATATAAGACAAATCTGTTGATAATCCTTATAAATTATGCTTTTGTCTTATCCATATTGCTCAAGTCGTCCTAATCTTAAGACGGATACACCTATGTTTGCTCACTATATGGTTCGGACCAAATTCCAAACCGGACTGGACCATTTAGTCTGATCCACGATATACCTATTCACTTTACTTTGGTCTTCGCTCTTGGACCAAATCGAATGGACCGTGGACTGAACCATAAACTTAACTTAAATAACAAACTAATCTTTAAAATTGTAACATTATTGatttaactagtttagatctcgTGCACTATATGCACAATATATATAGACTTTACCattttagtgtattatttttgaaatttaaattaactaatcttttttatttttacgtttctcatcgttatattttgatctgaaaattcaaaatcaaaatcgTATCAAGCATGAAATGAgtatttcaatgaaagtttttcttttatcgagagattaatagtgtaattttataaaattttactgATAATATATATTTAGCCGCaagtttttatcataaaaaatcaatgaattttatcgtatgattctttaaacaaaaaaaatgaattcTTTTTTATATCATGAAAAGACTGCAGATAAATTTGTATAAAATGTTAAATACTAAATGACAAAAATATATAAATCTAAAAGATTATGTGTATTATAGCTCACCATACGTATAAAATATGTTAAAAAAACTAAAccttattttaggaaatatttttaggcgggaaaatttagagtttcacctattcatttagtaaatagaggattttttattattttctttaCATATATTATAAGATACAATATGTAATTTTGTGCTTAAATACAGTAAGAAGAAaatgttgtttattttgtttgttaCGAACTTCTTAAGTTCTAATTTTATATACTACATCATGTCGATGATAATCATATTCGGTTGGGTCCACGCGTTTTTCTAGTCTAGTCCAGACAAGGCCAGACTAATACTAATATGGTTGGTCCTCGGTCCACCATTTAACCCTTATCTGGTCTTCAGTTCAAAGAGTTTGTTCTGGTCCGGTTCGGTCCAGGACCAAGGTCAATGAACACCCTTAAGTACACATtttttaaataagaatttgtgttctaCGTTATCCTTGTGAATAAAGACCGGAAAAAGAAAATTATTAAGGAGTTTCTAGTTATTACTGAAGAAAGAATTATAAAAATTAGGGCACAAAAAACAAGATTTTCCACAACAAAGATAGATGAATGATGGATGAAGGTTTACCTGACCCCAACTCATCCATTTCCACCTCTAATGCACACAACTTGTAACGTTGAATCGACAATAACTTCGACGAGGTTATCCATATAAATTGGAATTTAATTCATGACATATACAAAGTATAACACCTGCACGAGATATCTATCTACGCAACTATAACGGTAACCGTTATCGACATTATGAAGTCAAATAAACTCACTAAGTAACCGATCTCATTAAATCTTTGATAattatttagaaaaaaaaaacacaaatctCCAATTACTCGTTCAATACTTCCCAAATATACACATCAAAAACATCGATACAAGATTCCATATATGACTCAACACTGTCACTCTTACTTACTCGATGAAACCGTCATCTTAGCACCGTTTATGTCTCATCGATTTGCAGAAACGTACTCTGTAAAAAGTATCAAACGAAACACTAACAAATTAATATCCTTACAAACCGAGTCAATTATACAGCTTAAGTACAACTTAAGTACAAACACAACACATATTCCGCTCCTTATACGATTCAATAATTTCTCTTAAACCAACCGTCTAACATCATTTATCTATCTTTGATTTACAAAAACAAACTCCGTAAAGAGTAATTATCGGAACACTATTAGAAAAAGTACCAATCGATATTGAGTCAGCTAAAATATCTTAAAATACATAATAATATTTCGAGAGTCTCAGGTTCAAAGCTCATCGGACCGAAATAACAATTTGAATTTAAACTATGATTTCCTATGATATGATGGCTAGAAACCTAGAAGTCTAGGCAATCGATTCAAACATACAAATATCCCACCAAATAATCGCGAAAATACTTTCCCGCTTAGTTCAATATACAATATTCCATACTtccccccaaatccccaattatCCCCACTCCTCTATAAATTACCAACCCTCACACTCTCACCTTTTCCACTTCCTTCATTATCGCCGCCCCTCTCTCTTCCACTTCCCCCACACACACACTCTCTCAACTCTCCCGGTCCGGTCCGTTTCCGACCCAATGGCGAAGCGAAAAACATCGAAAACCGGATCCCCATCCACCGCATCCGCATCCACATCCACCCGATCCGCCAGTTCTAAGAAACGAAAGACCGTTACTTCCCCTGCTGTCGAAAATGCTGAGGAAGTTATGGATGTTAGTACTCCGAGTTTAGAAGCGGCGATGGAGGCGGAAGCGGATGAGATTATGATGGGAGTAGCAGTAGCAGATTCtgctactgctgctgctgctgatgtgGTTAAGGAAGAAGAATCTTCGCCGATTGAACCGAGGAGGATTTCGAGGAAAAATGTTAAAAAAGAGGAAGATCTTAATTGTCGGTTTCTCGGAGATCCGGTTTCTGATGATGTTGCTAGGGAACGCTGGCCTCATCGTTATCCTGATACGGTTATTACTCtttccgtctcagtcatttgtttacttttctcAAAATTCCGCTTTTTGTTTAGGTTTTGAAGCTgtggtctttgtttgtttcattTAATTGTTTACGTTTTACAAATTGCtacgtctcagtcatttgttacgGGTTACATTTTTTTAAATTTCTGCTTACTCGTTTTCTTAGGGGTTAGTTTTGAAGGATTGTTTACGATTTTACAAAATATCGTGTAGACTATCAATTGGAATTCTGCTCACTTATTTTCTGTAGGAGTTAGTTTTGAAGGATTGCTTGCGATGATTTCTAAAAATGTAGTCTTTATTTCAtttgattgtttacgttttgcAAAATATCCGGTAGTCTATCAATTAGATTTCTGCTCACTTATTTTCTTTAGGGGTTAGTTTTGAAGGATTGTTTGTGATGTTTCTAAAAATGTAGTCTTTGTATTATTTGATTGTTTACGTTTTACAAAATATCGCCTAGACTATATCAATTGGAATTCTGCTCACTTTTTTGTTTAGGGGTTAGTTTTGAAGGATTGCTTGCCATAGATTGTTTATAGACTATCAATTGGAATTCTGCTCACTTATTTTCTTTAGGGGTTAGTTTTGAAGGATTGCTTGCGATGATTTCTAAAAATGAAGTCTTTGTTTCATTTGATTGTTTACGTTTTACAAAATATTGTGTAAACTATCAATTGGAACGACCAAAGTATTATTTTTTTGCAATTTTTTGGAATTTATTCATCAATGTAGGAAAATTTGGCTCGATTTGTGACGGTTTTTGATGAATTAATGTAATGTGGAAGGTTAATTAATCGAATAAGATGACATAAAGTTGAGATAATATCAATTGGAAATTTGGAATGATGAAAGTTACCATCGTTTCCATTTTTTTGATTTTATTCATCAATGTAGGAATATTTGACTGGATGTGACATTTTCTGATGAATTAATGCAATGTAGAGGGTTAAATAATCGAATAAGATGACATGAACCTGAGATTAGTATTTTGATATTGTGTATTAGGCATCTTAAAGATAGAATTATTGTGGATTAGAGTATTTACTTTATATTTTCCCCATTATAATCTGTTGCTAATTTATACTGCATTTCGTTGCAACAGGATTCGCGGGGAAAGAGCTTGAAAACGTAAGTAGTCTTGCTAAAGTTGTTACCTTTTTGCCTGTTTGATTTAATTTTGAAACATGAATGTATCTAAACCTATGAGAAGTTCTTTTTTCTGATATTGATTCTGAATTTTGGCAGTTCGGGGGGAGATGATGACATTGTGCTGGCTAAACGCCACTATTTGAAGGCCGAGGTTGATGGACACATTTTTGAACTGAATGATGATGCTCATGTTGCGGTAATCGTCAAATTTCACAATTAATTTCAAAAATATTGTTTTTTGTTCATACAGCCTGCCATCTGTTGCAAGATTCAGGTGTAATTGTTGACGAGTTTGAGTACTGATCACTGAGCTTTATAGTTTTATGTTGTTGTCCGTAGTTTTGAATACTGTTTAACTCGAAAGATTTCATATTTCTACAGTTCAGAGTTAGTTACCTCGTATGCATACTTATGCTTACACTTAAATTGAATATCCAATGTCACATTTGTGTGTTGCAGTCTTTTTGTTGGAAATGTTATGATATTTTTCCAACTTGATATGTAGATCAATAACTTGGATTCAAACAACCTGATTTTGCATTGATGAATCTTTGTATAACTAGAGTTTTAATGACATTCTTATTTTGATGATGCGTAGATTTTCATGATTTTGATGATTGCATTCTTTCTAACTTAATAAGTTGATCAATAACTTGATTTGGATTTTGGATAACCGGATTTGGCATTGATGAATCTTTCTACAACTAGATTTTTTAATGTCATTCTAATTTTGGTGTTGCTTAGGCTTACATGATTTTGATGATTGCATTCTTTAAGTTGGAAATGTCCTGATATGTTTCCAAATTACTAAGTAGATCAATAACTGATTTGACAACCCGGTTTTGAATTGATGATTCTTTGTATAACTAGCTCATGAATGGCATTCTTATTTTAGTGTTGCACAGATTTACATGATTTTGACCTTTGCATTCTTTATGTCAGAAGTGCCATGATATGTTTTCAACCTATTAAGTCGATAGATACAACGTCCTGACTTAGTGTCGGTGAATCTTTGTACAAACTGAAATCCTGAATAATTCAGGACATTTGCATTTTGGCTGTTGTATAGATTTTTATGAATTTGTGTTTCTTATGGAAACTAGCAGACTACCTCCTTCTTTAACACTAATGCGCTAATGTGTCATTTGATCTTGCAGTCGGAAGAAAATATGCCACCATATATCTGTAAGATACTGGAGCTATTTGAAGGTGTAGATGGGCTGCCCTACTTCAGGGCACAATGGTCTTACAGATCCAAGGACACAGTGAGTGAATTTCATGAAGCTTTCTTCACAACTGTTTCAGTGTTTTGTATCATGCTCTTTTTCATTAATCTTTATGCTTCATTTGCCTTGCTATTTGTCAGGTTATCAAAGAAGCCTTTACTTTGAGGGAAGGGAAGCGCATTTTTCCTTCCGATATCCAAGATGATAATCCATTAGACTGTCTTATAGAGAAGATTAAGATAGTTAGGGTGAAACCTAATGTAAGTCCTACGACTCTACTTTATTTATTTTAAACATTGATTTTTTTCTGGCTGATAAAATGCTCTTACATATATCTGATATTGGtgtattttcgttttttttattccAGTTTGACATTGTTGCTAAGCAATCTGCAATCCCAGAGTGTGATTATTACTATGATATGAAATACTTGGTGCCGTACTCTACTTTCATTGTCCCAACAGATGGTATGACTTCCTCTACCTTCACACTGTTATCCAATGGGTTCTGCTGATTTGTTGCTATGAGATAACTTTAAGCATGTTTGCAGAAGCTGTTCCGGTGCCAGACGATTCACATTCTTCTTTATCTAGTGGACTGGATGAGACGAAAGCCGGAATTGATGAAGTGAATCAAGTAGACGAGGTATCACGTCCTGAGATGCGGTTGTTAGACCTCTACTCTGGTTGTGGTGCGATGTCAACGGGGTTGTGCTTGGGTGCTAACATGCAAGGCATCAACCTTGTCACTGTAAGTCACTACGCGCTGAATTTATTTATGCTACTTCAGGTTTTACTATTTTCAATCCCACTAAatatttatttttactttttGTTCTGATAGAAATGGGCAGTGGACATCAACAAGTATGCTTGTGAGAGTCTTAAACTCAATCATCCAGAGACTGAGGTACAGACACATGCCTTGAATACGTTTCTTTGATGCGTTATTTTGTTGTTTCAATTTAGTGCTCATCAGTTGCTAGTTTTATTCAATACAATCAGGTAAGGAATGAAACAGTCGATGACTTTTTGACTCTACTGAAAGAGTGGAAGAGGTTATGTGCAAGCTACAAGTTGATTGAGAGCGGTGATACTCACGAAATAGTTGATGCTATGAGAGTTGAGGATGGGGAAGATGATGCGGAAGACGAATCTGAAGAAGAAGACGGAGACAATGAAGAAGTGTATGAAGTGGAGCAAATTGTTGGCATTTGTTACGGTGACCCCAAGGATAATAATAAGGCTGGCCTATATTTGAAGGTATCCTTGAATCTGCTTGAACTTTTATTCTGTTAAACAGCCACACATGGTTGATATAATAGTCCTTATTGCTAAACCTGTGATTTTACCAAACAATATAGGTGCACTGGAAGGGTTATGGTCCGGATTATGATACTTGGGAACCTGTTGACGGGCTAGGGTATGAACCTGAACTTTGTAGAGGCATACAATTGTGCAATCAACATTTTCATTTTGTTCtaataaatttatttttaaaCACAGAAACTGCTGGAAGAGCATTGGAGAATTTGTGAGAAAGGGATTTCAAGAGAGGGTATTGCCTTTACCGGTATGTCCTTTCCTGCAATGGTTAATGAATCCTAGTGATTTTCAAGTATCAGATTACAATTCTTTACATTTTTATTCTTTGATTGATTGTAGGGTGATGTTGATGTGATTTGTGGAGGACCACCTTGCCAAGGATTAAGTGGGTTCAACAGGTTTCGAAATAAGGAGAGCCCTCTTGAAGACCCTAAGAACAAGCAACTGCTCAGTTATATGGATGTTGTCGATTATTTAAAGCCCAAGTATGTTTTAATGGAAAACGTGGTCGATCTACTTAAGTTTTCCAATGGGTTTTGTGGTAGATATGCTTTAGGAAAGATGGTTGATATGAATTATCAAGCCCGCATAGGAATGATGGCAGCCGGTTACTATGGTCTACCCCAATTTCGCATGCGTGTGTTCCTTTGGGGTGCACGGCCTTCTGAGGTATGTTTCTGTATGCAATGTAGATTGATATTCATATTAATTAAATGTTCAAGAAATTTTGATTCTTGGATTTTCCCTGTACAGAAATTGCCTCAGTACCCGTTGCCTACACACGATGTTGTTTACAGAGGCGTTACTCCAGTTGAATTTGAGGTTACTCATATTTATCAGTCTAtgcattcatttttttttaaagttcaCCTATTTAGGCAATTGATGATCGACTTTACTCATTTCAGATGAATGCCGTTGCACATGTTGAAGGCCACGCTAATCATTTGGAGAACAAGCTTTTCCTTGGTGATGCCATCTCTGATCTCCCACCTGTAAGAATATGTTCATTTTCAGTATAGGATGGCTTTCCCAATTTATGTTACTTTTGATTTCCGAGTGCTCTGCATCATTTTTGCTGTTTCTGTAGTCTAGATTTGAATTTGGCTGAGACAACTATTGTTTTGCCTGAATTGCAGGTTAATAACGATGAGACTCGTGATCAGATCCTTTATCGTGATGAACCAAAAACTGATTTCCAACGTTTCATCAGAATGACAAAAGACGGTAAGTTCATTTCTATGAACACTTGAGGACTAATGCTCGCTattctttcagtcatttggttgTTAAAAACTGAGTCAATTTCTTGTTGTAGCCATGATCGGTGGTGGGACGGAAATGATTACCACATTATATGATCACCGTCCACTACAACTGAATATTGACGATTATCAAAGGGTTTGCAGGGTACCTAAGCGTAAGGTATGAGTTTCTGTCAAGCGTCAATACTTTCCGTTTTTAACTATATTGAGTAATCTTATACGGAATAGTTAAATAAGGCGAGGCTTTTTTTCAGGGTGCAAATTTCAGAGACTTCCCTGGTGTTCGCGTGCGGCAAGATAAGAAGGTTGAATGGGACCCTGACGTAGAAAGGGTGCTATTGCCTTCCGGGAAACCATTAGTAAGTTCTGTTACTTTTATTTACGAGAGCTTGACACAATCTGTTGCCGATTGCCAAGATTTAAATCGTACTTTATTTCTTCCTTTGAACAGGTTCCGGATTATGCCATGAGCTTTGTTGGTGGAACCTCATCCAAGTAAGCGATCCATGTCAATCTCGACAGCTAtcttttagggtgtgtttggattgagggatttggaggaaaagggaggggagggaattggaaggatgagaaatccgttgtttggttagcaaaatgaaggTAGAGGGATCTGGAggtgagggaaaatggatccctccatttccctcctacaaggcaaattatttcccTACCAACATAAGCAAGATTTGGAGGAAAAATCATCTCCTTCGTTCTCCCtcccctcctcttccctccttccccctccctttcctttccctccttttttcctatccaaacaaggccttggggtatgtttggattgagggatttgaaggg
Protein-coding sequences here:
- the LOC141619487 gene encoding DNA (cytosine-5)-methyltransferase CMT3-like yields the protein MAKRKTSKTGSPSTASASTSTRSASSKKRKTVTSPAVENAEEVMDVSTPSLEAAMEAEADEIMMGVAVADSATAAAADVVKEEESSPIEPRRISRKNVKKEEDLNCRFLGDPVSDDVARERWPHRYPDTDSRGKSLKTSGGDDDIVLAKRHYLKAEVDGHIFELNDDAHVASEENMPPYICKILELFEGVDGLPYFRAQWSYRSKDTVIKEAFTLREGKRIFPSDIQDDNPLDCLIEKIKIVRVKPNFDIVAKQSAIPECDYYYDMKYLVPYSTFIVPTDEAVPVPDDSHSSLSSGLDETKAGIDEVNQVDEVSRPEMRLLDLYSGCGAMSTGLCLGANMQGINLVTKWAVDINKYACESLKLNHPETEVRNETVDDFLTLLKEWKRLCASYKLIESGDTHEIVDAMRVEDGEDDAEDESEEEDGDNEEVYEVEQIVGICYGDPKDNNKAGLYLKVHWKGYGPDYDTWEPVDGLGNCWKSIGEFVRKGFQERVLPLPGDVDVICGGPPCQGLSGFNRFRNKESPLEDPKNKQLLSYMDVVDYLKPKYVLMENVVDLLKFSNGFCGRYALGKMVDMNYQARIGMMAAGYYGLPQFRMRVFLWGARPSEKLPQYPLPTHDVVYRGVTPVEFEMNAVAHVEGHANHLENKLFLGDAISDLPPVNNDETRDQILYRDEPKTDFQRFIRMTKDAMIGGGTEMITTLYDHRPLQLNIDDYQRVCRVPKRKGANFRDFPGVRVRQDKKVEWDPDVERVLLPSGKPLVPDYAMSFVGGTSSKPFGRLWYDETVPTVVTRAEPHNQKICHPAQDRVLTIRENARLQGFPDYYQLKGPVKERYIQVGNAVAVPVARALGYSLASASQGLIDNQPLMVLPAGFPVRLAPTVEDAV